From Microbacterium sp. LWH11-1.2, one genomic window encodes:
- a CDS encoding TetR family transcriptional regulator gives MTEQKPLRRRGRPRGGSDSRERIIGAAVDEFGEQGYDGATVRSIAARAGVDSALVHHYFGTKADLFAEAVGIPLRPDIDVPGIVSGPRDEVGERLVRYVLEAFEQPDIRRRGVMLMRTAIGSRLTTPLLAGFLSRELIGRIAKQLGVDDAELRATLVASQIAGLLLTRYVLKIAPIAAASVDELVARIGPTVQRYLFA, from the coding sequence ATGACCGAGCAGAAGCCGCTGCGTCGTCGCGGGCGCCCGCGGGGTGGTTCCGATTCGCGAGAGCGGATCATCGGGGCGGCCGTCGACGAGTTCGGCGAGCAGGGGTATGACGGCGCGACCGTGCGCTCGATCGCCGCGCGCGCCGGCGTGGATTCGGCGCTCGTGCACCACTACTTCGGCACCAAGGCCGACCTGTTCGCGGAGGCCGTCGGCATCCCGCTCCGTCCGGACATCGACGTCCCCGGCATCGTGAGCGGGCCCAGAGACGAGGTCGGCGAGCGCCTCGTCCGCTACGTTCTCGAGGCGTTCGAACAGCCCGACATCCGCCGTCGCGGTGTCATGCTGATGCGCACGGCGATCGGCAGTCGGCTCACGACGCCGCTCCTCGCGGGCTTCCTCTCGCGCGAGTTGATCGGTCGGATCGCGAAGCAGCTGGGAGTGGACGATGCCGAGCTGCGCGCGACACTCGTCGCCTCGCAGATCGCCGGGCTCCTCCTCACGCGCTACGTGCTCAAGATCGCGCCCATCGCCGCGGCATCCGTCGATGAGCTCGTCGCCCGCATCGGCCCCACGGTGCAGCGCTACCTCTTCGCCTGA